The Bradyrhizobium ottawaense genome window below encodes:
- a CDS encoding carbohydrate ABC transporter permease encodes MHSIPGRRLIMGLFLIFLLLPIYWLVNMSFKTNSEIVSTMTLWPHTPTLQHYKRIFTDESWYSGYINSLEYVVLNTIISISVALPAAYAFSRYRFLGDKHLFFWLLSNRMAPAAVYALPFFNLYSAIGLFDTPWAVALAHCIFNVPLAVWILEGFVSGVPREIDETAFLDGYSFPRFFIKILVPLIASGIGVAAFFCFMFSWVELLLARTLTSVSAKPIAAIMTRTVSASGMDWGLLAAAGVLTIIPGALVIWFVRNYIASGFALGRV; translated from the coding sequence ATGCATTCGATTCCCGGCCGCCGCCTCATCATGGGGCTGTTCCTGATCTTCCTGCTGCTGCCGATCTACTGGCTCGTCAACATGAGCTTCAAGACCAACAGCGAGATCGTCTCGACGATGACGCTGTGGCCGCATACCCCGACGCTGCAGCACTACAAGCGCATCTTCACCGACGAGAGCTGGTATTCCGGCTACATCAACTCGCTGGAATATGTCGTTCTCAACACCATCATCTCGATCTCGGTGGCCTTGCCTGCGGCCTACGCCTTCTCGCGCTACCGCTTCCTCGGCGACAAGCATCTGTTCTTCTGGCTCTTGTCGAACCGCATGGCGCCGGCCGCGGTCTACGCGCTGCCGTTCTTCAACCTTTATTCGGCGATCGGCCTGTTCGATACGCCGTGGGCGGTCGCGCTCGCGCATTGCATCTTCAACGTGCCGCTGGCGGTGTGGATCCTCGAGGGCTTCGTCTCCGGCGTGCCGCGCGAGATTGACGAGACCGCCTTCCTCGACGGCTATTCCTTCCCGCGCTTCTTCATCAAGATCCTGGTGCCGTTGATCGCGAGCGGCATCGGTGTCGCCGCCTTCTTCTGCTTCATGTTCTCCTGGGTCGAGCTTCTGCTTGCGCGCACGCTGACCTCAGTGTCGGCCAAGCCGATCGCGGCGATCATGACCCGCACGGTATCGGCATCGGGCATGGATTGGGGCCTCTTGGCAGCGGCCGGCGTGCTCACCATCATCCCGGGCGCGCTCGTGATCTGGTTCGTCCGCAACTACATCGCGAGCGGTTTTGCGCTCGGTCGCGTGTAA
- a CDS encoding carbohydrate ABC transporter permease, with protein sequence MDKTVNQKAWFLVLPVFLVVAFSAVLPLMTVVNYSMQDTFGNNQFFWNGVGWFKELLDPSTDLGGRFLASLGRNLFFSLVILAIEVPLGIVVALSMPREGWTVAACLVILALPLLIPWNVVGTIWQIFGRPDIGLLGYVLNAAGIDYNYVSNDIDAWVTVIVMDVWHWTSLVALLCYAGLKSIPEAYYQAAQIDGASRWAVFKAIQLPKMNRVLLIAVLLRFMDSFMIYTEPFVVTGGGPGNSTTFVSIELVKIALGQFDLGKAAALSLVYNLIILIVCWIFYTVMTNAGAERKVQAESEPAAEPKPAAALKPVTALKPKEGVA encoded by the coding sequence ATGGACAAGACCGTCAACCAAAAAGCCTGGTTCCTGGTGCTGCCGGTGTTCCTGGTCGTCGCCTTCTCGGCGGTGCTGCCGCTGATGACGGTGGTGAACTATTCGATGCAGGACACCTTCGGCAACAACCAGTTCTTCTGGAACGGCGTCGGCTGGTTCAAGGAATTGCTCGATCCGTCGACCGATCTCGGCGGCCGCTTCCTTGCCTCGCTCGGACGCAATCTGTTCTTCTCGCTGGTGATCCTCGCGATCGAGGTGCCGCTCGGCATCGTCGTCGCGTTGTCGATGCCGCGCGAGGGCTGGACGGTGGCGGCCTGCCTCGTGATCCTCGCACTGCCGCTGCTGATTCCGTGGAACGTGGTCGGCACGATCTGGCAGATCTTCGGGCGTCCCGACATCGGGCTGCTCGGCTACGTCCTCAATGCCGCGGGCATCGACTACAATTACGTCTCCAACGACATCGACGCCTGGGTCACCGTCATCGTGATGGACGTCTGGCACTGGACCAGCCTCGTCGCGCTGCTCTGCTATGCCGGCCTGAAATCGATTCCCGAAGCCTATTACCAGGCCGCCCAGATCGACGGTGCCTCGCGCTGGGCCGTGTTCAAGGCGATCCAGCTGCCGAAGATGAACCGGGTGCTGTTGATCGCCGTGCTGCTCCGCTTCATGGACAGCTTCATGATCTACACCGAGCCGTTCGTGGTCACCGGCGGCGGGCCCGGCAACTCCACCACCTTCGTGTCGATCGAGCTCGTCAAGATCGCGCTCGGCCAGTTCGACCTCGGCAAGGCCGCGGCGCTGTCGCTGGTCTACAATCTGATCATCCTGATCGTCTGCTGGATCTTCTATACCGTCATGACCAATGCCGGCGCCGAGCGGAAGGTTCAGGCCGAAAGTGAGCCGGCGGCGGAGCCGAAGCCTGCGGCCGCGCTCAAGCCCGTGACCGCGCTCAAGCCAAAGGAAGGAGTGGCCTGA
- a CDS encoding ABC transporter ATP-binding protein, with amino-acid sequence MARIDLVDLAHSYGGNDAPQDSFALKPVTMTWRQGGAYALLGPSGCGKTTLLNVISGIITPSRGQILFDGKDITPLSTQKRNIAQVFQFPVIYDTMTVGQNLAFPLKNRGVPKAEIDKRVAEIGRLLDLEPYLNRKAMRLTADAKQKISLGRGLVRSDVAAVLFDEPLTVIDPELKWQLRSKLKALHRELDLTMIYVTHDQTEALTFADTVVVMHDGRVVQSGTPAELFDKPAHTFVGYFIGSPGMNILPAEVRGREARIGGHVIALNRAYDNLPVGAKIEIGVRPEFVEVVAPAPGLLTAKIERLDDLGRIRFARARLGDAKLAARAPAGFTSSDGMAGLKFDPSHVHVYADSLLVEGAA; translated from the coding sequence ATGGCCCGCATTGACCTCGTCGATCTCGCCCATTCCTACGGCGGCAATGATGCGCCGCAGGACAGTTTTGCGCTGAAGCCGGTGACCATGACCTGGCGGCAGGGCGGCGCGTATGCGCTGCTTGGTCCGTCCGGCTGCGGCAAGACCACGCTGCTCAACGTCATCTCCGGCATCATCACGCCGTCGCGAGGGCAAATCCTGTTCGACGGCAAGGACATCACACCTCTGTCAACCCAGAAGCGCAATATCGCGCAGGTGTTCCAGTTTCCGGTGATCTACGACACCATGACGGTCGGACAGAATTTGGCGTTTCCGCTGAAGAACCGCGGCGTGCCGAAGGCCGAAATCGACAAGCGCGTCGCCGAGATCGGCCGCCTGCTCGATCTCGAACCCTATCTAAACCGCAAGGCGATGCGGCTGACCGCTGACGCCAAGCAGAAGATCTCGCTCGGCCGTGGCCTCGTCCGCTCCGACGTCGCCGCCGTGCTGTTCGACGAGCCGCTGACGGTGATCGATCCCGAATTGAAATGGCAGCTCCGCTCCAAGCTGAAAGCGCTGCACCGTGAGCTCGACCTCACAATGATCTACGTCACCCACGACCAGACTGAGGCGCTGACCTTCGCCGACACCGTCGTCGTCATGCATGACGGCCGCGTGGTGCAGAGCGGTACGCCTGCCGAGCTGTTTGACAAGCCGGCGCACACCTTCGTCGGCTATTTCATCGGCTCGCCGGGCATGAACATCCTGCCGGCCGAGGTGAGGGGGCGCGAGGCGCGCATCGGCGGTCACGTCATCGCGCTGAACCGTGCCTACGACAATCTGCCTGTCGGCGCGAAGATCGAGATCGGCGTCCGTCCCGAATTCGTGGAGGTCGTGGCCCCCGCGCCCGGCCTGCTCACCGCGAAGATCGAGCGCCTCGACGATCTCGGCCGCATCCGTTTTGCGCGCGCTCGCTTGGGTGATGCAAAGCTCGCGGCGCGCGCGCCCGCGGGATTCACCAGCTCGGATGGCATGGCCGGACTGAAATTCGATCCGTCGCACGTCCACGTCTATGCCGACAGCCTTCTGGTGGAGGGGGCCGCCTGA
- a CDS encoding ABC transporter ATP-binding protein, which produces MTVTLDHVTRTVEGVQHIRDVSLTLESGTLNVLLGPTLSGKTSIMRLLAGLDKPTSGKVLVNGKDVTGADVRQRSVAMVYQQFINYPSLTVYENIASPLRVQGKPRDEIETRVAEAAKLLRLEPFLKRTPLQLSGGQQQRTAIARALVKGADLVLLDEPLANLDYKLREELRAELPRIFEASGAIFVYATTEPTEALLLGGNTVCMWEGQALQIGETANVYRRPQTLRVAQVFSDPPLNLVGIEKKSGSVQYAGGTASPASGLYSGLADGAYRVGFRAHQLALANGEADRHAFHATVTVTEITGSESFVHLTREGSNWVAVLHGVHEFEPGQMLDAVLDPNDVFVFDAADRLVAAPGS; this is translated from the coding sequence ATGACCGTGACGCTCGATCACGTGACCCGAACCGTCGAGGGGGTCCAGCATATCCGCGACGTCTCGCTGACGCTCGAGAGCGGAACGCTGAACGTGCTGCTCGGGCCGACGCTGTCGGGCAAGACCTCGATCATGCGGCTGCTCGCCGGCCTCGACAAGCCGACCTCGGGCAAGGTGCTGGTCAACGGCAAGGACGTTACCGGCGCCGACGTGCGCCAGCGTTCGGTCGCGATGGTCTACCAGCAGTTCATCAACTACCCCTCGCTCACCGTCTACGAGAACATCGCCTCGCCCCTGCGCGTGCAGGGCAAGCCACGCGACGAGATCGAGACGCGGGTGGCGGAGGCCGCAAAACTGCTGCGGCTCGAGCCGTTTCTGAAGCGCACGCCGCTCCAGCTCTCCGGCGGCCAGCAGCAGCGCACCGCGATCGCGCGCGCGCTGGTCAAGGGCGCCGATCTCGTGCTGCTCGACGAGCCGCTCGCCAATCTCGACTACAAGCTGCGCGAGGAGCTGCGCGCCGAGCTGCCGCGCATCTTCGAGGCCTCGGGCGCGATCTTCGTCTATGCCACCACCGAGCCGACCGAGGCGCTTTTGCTCGGCGGCAACACGGTGTGCATGTGGGAAGGCCAGGCGCTCCAGATCGGCGAGACCGCCAATGTCTACCGCCGGCCGCAGACGCTGCGCGTTGCTCAGGTGTTTTCCGATCCGCCGCTCAATCTCGTCGGTATCGAGAAGAAGAGCGGCTCCGTTCAATATGCCGGCGGCACCGCTTCGCCTGCCTCCGGCCTTTATTCAGGCCTTGCCGACGGCGCCTATCGCGTCGGTTTTCGCGCGCATCAGCTCGCGCTCGCCAATGGCGAGGCTGATCGTCATGCCTTCCATGCCACTGTCACGGTGACCGAGATCACCGGTTCGGAGAGTTTCGTGCATCTGACCCGCGAAGGATCGAACTGGGTGGCGGTGCTGCACGGCGTTCACGAGTTCGAGCCCGGCCAGATGCTCGATGCCGTGCTCGATCCGAATGATGTCTTCGTGTTCGACGCTGCCGACCGGCTGGTCGCAGCACCTGGATCGTAG